Proteins found in one Mesotoga sp. Brook.08.105.5.1 genomic segment:
- a CDS encoding 2-oxoacid:acceptor oxidoreductase family protein, whose protein sequence is MEKFDIYITGVGGQGIGLLSEALLRAIDHSEQRGIGADTHGLAQRGGMVSSHLRIGHGAYSVLIMKHSADMVIALERHEALRGMGNYLKKGGTLIYYDTVWQPLEVRLGRAEEIKNEDIEREADKRDVKVVKVLVENLKDSRMQNVVLMGKIAHEGLIPGVTVKHFELALSDLMEGDLLRNNLELFGELSKQG, encoded by the coding sequence ATGGAGAAATTCGACATATACATTACGGGAGTTGGCGGTCAGGGAATAGGTCTCCTCAGTGAAGCTCTATTAAGAGCGATCGACCATTCCGAGCAGAGGGGTATTGGGGCAGACACACACGGATTGGCTCAGAGAGGTGGCATGGTTTCTTCTCACTTAAGAATCGGTCACGGAGCCTACTCGGTTCTGATAATGAAGCACAGCGCAGACATGGTTATAGCACTTGAGCGCCATGAGGCTCTGAGAGGAATGGGAAACTATCTGAAGAAAGGCGGAACACTTATATACTATGATACTGTCTGGCAACCACTGGAAGTTCGTCTAGGAAGAGCAGAAGAGATTAAGAATGAAGATATTGAGCGAGAAGCCGACAAGAGAGATGTAAAGGTAGTAAAGGTATTGGTCGAGAATTTGAAAGATTCTAGAATGCAAAACGTAGTTCTCATGGGCAAGATTGCTCATGAGGGGCTTATTCCAGGTGTAACCGTTAAACATTTCGAACTAGCTCTCTCAGACCTTATGGAAGGAGACCTGCTCAGGAACAATCTTGAGCTCTTTGGAGAGCTTTCCAAACAAGGGTGA
- a CDS encoding M3 family oligoendopeptidase yields the protein MSGKTIRELQRRYVGEDVDLSIWEDLEKELRRLEEYPIVDRASLEDFLYFWSELFMILQERLAWKYIDMTRAADSEDKRQEYSRFYAEVYSKAEPYRIMLMKKYLDSDFRSELDRIRYENFDTIVSNTVKLFREENLPLEVQEKNLSSEYAASIGSLTVKYGEQEYTLSQLSKFQLEPDRSTREEAWRLSMVKLKEVHESMEDLFGKLLSIRVPQARNAGFATYRDYMHQKKNRFAYSVEDVLRFHDSVEKVVVPYVSKLNEKRSRELGLERLKPWDMNVVPSGKVLKPFSNMNEFVDKAIRILERVDQEFGKNLSKMRDNGLLDLENRKGKAPGGYNYPLDETGAPFIFMNATGTPANVRTILHESGHAMHSFATADERLITYRHTTHEAAELASMSMELLTMDYWDEYYSADEITIARREELTGTLSFLPWCMVVDSFQQWIYTYPDHSPDERDEKFAEIFERFNAGVDWTGLESEKRIRWLLQPHIFTNPFYYIEYGIAQLGALAIYRNYKQNGSSAIEDYKRFLSMGYSRPLDELFESAGIEFDFSEEYLSELMIFVDSELASF from the coding sequence ATGAGTGGCAAGACAATTAGAGAGCTTCAGAGAAGATATGTCGGCGAAGACGTTGACCTCTCCATATGGGAAGACCTTGAGAAAGAGCTCAGGAGACTGGAAGAGTATCCGATAGTAGACAGAGCTTCTCTTGAGGATTTTCTTTACTTCTGGAGTGAGTTGTTCATGATTCTTCAGGAAAGACTCGCGTGGAAGTATATAGACATGACTAGGGCTGCCGACAGCGAGGATAAGAGGCAGGAGTACTCGAGATTCTACGCTGAGGTATATTCCAAAGCGGAGCCTTATAGGATTATGCTGATGAAAAAGTATTTAGACAGTGATTTCAGAAGCGAATTAGATCGAATCAGATACGAGAACTTCGATACGATCGTCTCCAATACAGTAAAACTATTCAGAGAAGAGAACCTTCCTCTGGAGGTTCAGGAGAAGAATTTAAGTTCTGAATATGCGGCAAGTATTGGTTCTCTGACTGTTAAGTATGGAGAACAGGAGTACACACTGTCTCAACTCTCAAAGTTTCAACTTGAACCTGATCGTTCAACCAGGGAAGAGGCATGGCGCCTTTCGATGGTAAAGCTGAAAGAAGTTCATGAGAGCATGGAGGATCTGTTTGGCAAACTTCTCTCGATAAGAGTTCCGCAGGCGAGGAATGCAGGTTTTGCAACTTACAGGGATTATATGCACCAGAAGAAAAACAGATTTGCGTATTCGGTCGAGGATGTGCTTAGATTCCACGATTCAGTAGAGAAGGTAGTGGTTCCTTACGTTTCCAAGCTAAATGAGAAAAGAAGTCGAGAGCTTGGACTGGAGAGGTTGAAACCATGGGACATGAATGTTGTACCCTCAGGGAAGGTGCTTAAACCATTCAGTAATATGAATGAGTTTGTTGACAAAGCTATCAGGATTCTTGAGAGAGTCGATCAAGAGTTCGGTAAAAACTTATCTAAGATGAGGGATAACGGCCTGCTAGATCTTGAAAACAGAAAGGGAAAGGCTCCAGGTGGCTATAACTATCCTCTTGATGAAACTGGTGCTCCATTTATTTTCATGAATGCTACGGGAACTCCTGCAAACGTCCGGACAATCCTTCACGAGTCTGGCCACGCAATGCATTCATTTGCTACGGCAGACGAAAGGTTGATCACGTACAGACATACAACGCATGAAGCAGCCGAGCTTGCCTCTATGTCTATGGAACTCCTGACGATGGATTACTGGGACGAGTACTACAGCGCAGATGAGATAACAATTGCCAGGCGAGAAGAACTGACCGGTACTTTGAGCTTCTTACCCTGGTGCATGGTTGTTGACTCGTTTCAGCAGTGGATCTATACATATCCCGATCATTCTCCCGATGAAAGAGACGAGAAGTTTGCCGAAATCTTTGAACGCTTCAATGCAGGTGTTGACTGGACTGGCCTGGAAAGTGAAAAGAGAATCCGATGGCTTCTTCAGCCTCATATTTTTACGAACCCCTTCTACTATATCGAATACGGAATAGCTCAGCTCGGTGCTCTCGCGATATACAGAAATTACAAGCAAAATGGATCAAGCGCAATAGAAGATTACAAGAGGTTCTTGTCAATGGGTTACTCAAGGCCGCTTGATGAGTTGTTTGAAAGCGCTGGGATAGAATTTGACTTCTCAGAAGAGTACTTGTCGGAGCTCATGATCTTTGTCGACAGTGAGCTGGCGTCTTTCTAG
- a CDS encoding carbohydrate kinase family protein: MAFDVAVIGAVGIDTNVYLSDSKVNLSVETSFGENLDCIGQAGGYACQGFERLGYRVCFVGYVGEDFSGKYIRQILTELGIDTSLLMIDPLGTKRSVNLMYMNGGRKNFYDGKGAMNLCPNIEDIRSHLSGTKLAHVNIVNWTRFLLKPLKEEGLILSVDIQDVTDSDDPYRKDFIEEADVLFFSSTNFADPYHLIKKYLEIRGDRIVVCGMGKRGCAIGSNKDIEYFDPVELEEPVVDANGAGDSLAVGFLSSHYFEGYSIEDAILRGQIAARYCCTKKGTSSELITSEHLDRLFKQINTSRKQDQ, from the coding sequence ATGGCCTTCGATGTTGCAGTCATTGGTGCGGTCGGAATCGATACGAATGTCTATCTGTCGGATTCTAAAGTAAATCTCTCTGTCGAAACGAGTTTTGGCGAGAACCTTGATTGCATAGGACAAGCAGGTGGATATGCCTGCCAGGGTTTTGAGAGACTTGGTTATAGAGTCTGCTTTGTTGGTTATGTCGGCGAAGACTTCTCAGGGAAATACATTCGACAGATTCTTACAGAGTTGGGTATAGACACCAGTCTGCTGATGATAGACCCACTAGGAACGAAGAGAAGCGTAAACCTCATGTATATGAACGGAGGCCGAAAGAACTTCTATGATGGCAAAGGGGCAATGAACCTCTGCCCCAATATCGAAGACATTAGGTCACATCTATCTGGAACAAAGCTAGCCCATGTAAACATCGTGAACTGGACTAGATTTCTGCTTAAACCACTGAAAGAAGAGGGCCTAATTCTTTCGGTAGATATCCAGGATGTCACAGACTCAGACGATCCCTATAGAAAGGACTTCATAGAAGAGGCTGATGTTCTATTCTTCTCTTCAACAAACTTCGCTGACCCGTATCATCTGATCAAGAAGTATCTCGAAATTAGAGGCGACAGGATAGTCGTATGTGGAATGGGGAAGAGGGGTTGCGCAATTGGCTCAAATAAGGATATTGAGTACTTCGATCCAGTTGAATTGGAAGAACCCGTTGTGGACGCAAATGGGGCCGGCGACAGCCTCGCCGTAGGTTTTCTTTCAAGTCATTACTTCGAAGGCTATTCAATAGAAGACGCGATTCTGAGGGGTCAGATAGCTGCTAGATATTGCTGCACAAAAAAGGGAACATCATCGGAGCTAATAACGAGTGAGCATCTAGATAGGCTGTTCAAACAGATCAATACAAGTCGCAAACAAGATCAGTAA